The following proteins come from a genomic window of Trifolium pratense cultivar HEN17-A07 linkage group LG4, ARS_RC_1.1, whole genome shotgun sequence:
- the LOC123920018 gene encoding uncharacterized protein LOC123920018 isoform X1 — protein sequence MAHRQLMDSLTSHISLYHSQSPNPNPNPNPNPRSSILKWFSSLSIHHRLSHLTILDSNFVQILLQMLSKLQSNNNHGCFILLPDLPSRDPPFLPTLCFKKSHGLIARIADSDTAGKFIFDSVRVFASREGEDAAKCSCDARCLDTVTFCEGIVEDVDRFVEVMDKISGGGFLRGEENEIGEDWVELNWLKSKGYYGIEAFIANRVEVSIRLAWLNSCGGKKRGVKLKEKLNVAGVAANVYWRKKGCVDWWGNLDSVTRKKVFNTIIMKSAKSLTYEVLKVASSASEDEVWLYSRGVGVDKLLDYNCTGSAQRTTRAFCDDTEFGRIITPVVCKKPAALARAFNSLSVLHDINIMLTSSINSEYDIGTLFFSSLVSVSTISDCILRKLRGFLMVISLDCTKHELLEEEHDKSSSGKPKEKLGPSNRKKKGRTRNNKRQNPAPKTPVSGISCENLHKDIDCVLEDKKKTDLTKPRELPQVPLGKNNISMGSSSPPVKIVDYTRESNVGKPRTTPRKSRKEKNKNKNKSILVDGTVVDSHKSVTHAASTTVISNGEVEICDRSFDSSTIQNVKCKDSIGNDILVSNSSPCSLNGPAKENNSTGKVEGKNIDDLPDSCNSSGPQFCLLPNERKMLPCELDTRVVECKAITQPVPALKHNNFSSNEDTCSLNTTGAAKADVKPTIYDKPIREANVKEFGMLKERDRCLFESRNSAFSKCSPYEWPGIPSIYFPSFNSHLPPATDRLHLDVGRNWHNHFCHPFVPTLPQARNTPIEGRCNQIMSRQIPMSFDWPPVFRGGVTPSPNCKYDSGFMSRRQCKFSKGLAVHSMHLDVTTSDDERKYSGDTLDLPDLINTQFTDEYDNLYVSEEEYDFHAVSGIDYNQYFGGGVMYWNPSEHSGKGFSRPPSLSSDDSLWALREADMNQTVDDMVAFSSSYSTNGLASPTTATFCSPFDPVGTGPPTVGYVMSGNDVPGKVMHSSSVTDAAVDDDTSGSLGNNLPGEIEGKAGDSHPYPILRPIIIPNLSRERSICVDHKSPCVPPTRREQPRIKRPPSPVVLCVPRAPRPPPPSPVSDSRKQRGFPTVRSGSSSPRHWGMRGWYHDGSNLEDTCLRMDGAEVVWPSWRSKNLAVQPLIQPLPAALLQDRLIAMSQIARDQEHPDVTLPLQPPELRSSSATSASLSSMHGMLHDEIDSFCKQVAAENMARRPYINWAFKRVTRSLQVLWPRSRTNIFGSNATGMALPTSDVDLVVSLPPVRNLEPIKEAGILEGRNGIKETCLQHAARYLANQEWVKNDSLKTVENTAIPIIMLVVEVPEDVITSSAPTLHSLKEKSHCTTGEHGNDNHSDMIQLEDSALLKSSQTNIYALKDSKSVRVDISFKSPSHTGLQTTGMVKELTEQFPAATPLALVLKQFLADRSLDQSYSGGLSSYCLVLLIIRFLQHEHHLGRPINQVINLMNQVKRNKNRDFAVFLINDELAENDLSWVLECSSYFLGSFLFLDKLLPLNEFSSIFLQNYGSLLVDFLYFFGNVFDPRQMRISVQGSGLYIKRERGCSIDPIHIDDPLFPTNNVGRNCFRIHQCIKAFSEAYSVLENELTFLNGDGESCSRPSYRLLPKIIPSLDVS from the exons ATGGCTCACCGTCAACTTATGGACTCACTCACTTCTCACATCTCCCTTTACCATTCCCAATCcccaaaccctaaccctaaccctaaccctaaccCTAGATCCTCCATTCTCAAATGGTTCTCTTCTCTCTCAATTCACCATCGTCTCTCTCATCTCACAATCCTCGATTCCAATTTCGTCCAAATCCTCCTTCAAATGCTGTCTAAGCTCCAATCCAACAATAACCACGGTTGTTTCATCCTCCTCCCCGATCTTCCCTCTCGCGATCCGCCGTTCTTACCGACTCTCTGCTTCAAGAAATCACATGGTCTCATTGCTCGAATTGCGGATTCGGACACTGCTGGAAAATTTATCTTTGATTCGGTTCGGGTTTTTGCTTCCCGGGAAGGGGAGGATGCCGCGAAATGTTCGTGTGATGCTAGGTGTCTTGACACGGTGACATTTTGTGAAGGGATTGTGGAGGATGTGGATAGATTTGTGGAGGTGATGGATAAGATTTCTGGTGGTGGGTTTCTTAGAGGGGAAGAAAATGAGATTGGTGAGGATTGGGTTGAATTGAATTGGTTGAAATCGAAAGGGTATTATGGGATTGAGGCTTTTATTGCGAATAGGGTTGAGGTTTCGATTAGGTTGGCTTGGTTGAATAGTTGTGGTGGGAAGAAAAGAGGTGTGAAATTGAAGGAGAAGTTGAATGTAGCTGGTGTTGCTGCTAATGTGTATTGGAGGAAGAAGGGTTGTGTTGATTGGTGGGGGAATTTGGATTCGGTTACAAGGAAGAAGGTGTTCAACACGATTATCATGAAATCGGCTAAATCTTTG ACGTACGAGGTTTTGAAAGTGGCAAGCAGTGCTTCCGAAGATGAGGTTTGGCTATACAGTAGGGGAGTGGGAGTTGATAAACTACTTGACTATAATTGTACTGGATCTGCTCAAAGGACCACCCGAGCATTTTGCGATGATACAGAGTTTGGCAGAATTATTACACCTGTTGTTTGTAAAAAGCCTGCAGCTTTAGCTAGAGCCTTTAATTCCCTATCCGTGCTTCATGACATTAACATAATGTTGACATCAAGTATTAATAGTGAATATGATATAGGAACTCTTTTCTTTAGTTCGTTGGTTTCTGTCTCTACAATATCTGATTGTATATTAAGAAAATTGAGAGGTTTTCTGATGGTTATTTCACTTGACTGCACAAAACATGAGCTACTAGAGGAGGAACATGACAAATCCTCATCGGGTAAACCTAAGGAAAAACTTGGTCCTTCTAACCGTAAAAAGAAGGGACGGACCCGCAATAATAAAAGGCAAAATCCTGCCCCAAAGACACCTGTGAGCGGTATTTCATGCGAAAATCTTCATAag GACATTGATTGTGTAttggaagataaaaagaagaCTGATTTAACAAAACCCAGGGAACTTCCTCAAGTTCCTCTGGGAAAAAACAATATTTCTATGGGGAGCTCCTCACCACCTGTAAAAATTGTA GATTATACTCGAGAATCGAATGTTGGCAAACCTCGAACCACTCCAAGAAAAAgtagaaaagagaaaaataaaaataaaaataaaagcatcCTTGTTGACGGTACAGTTGTAGATTCTCACAAGTCAGTTACGCATGCTGCCTCTACCACTGTTATTTCTAATGGTGAGGTGGAAATATGCGATAGGTCTTTTGATAGTTCTACCATTCAGAATGTCAAATGCAAAGATTCTATTGGTAATGACATCCTTGTCTCAAATTCAAGCCCTTGTTCTCTTAATGGACCTGCTAAGGAGAACAACTCTACCGGGAAAGTTGAAGGAAAGAACATTGATGATCTTCCTGATAGTTGCAATAGTTCAGGTCCTCAGTTTTGTTTATTGCCAAATGAAAGGAAAATGTTGCCTTGTGAATTAGATACTCGTGTTGTAGAATGTAAAGCTATAACACAACCTGTTCCTGCATTGAAGCACAATAATTTCTCCAGCAATGAAGATACATGTTCTTTGAACACAACAGGTGCTGCCAAAGCTGATGTGAAGCCAACTATTTATGACAAACCAATTAGAGAGGCTAATGTAAAAGAATTTGGCATGTTGAAGGAGAGAGATAGATGTCTATTTGAAAGTAGAAATTCTGCTTTCTCAAAATGCAGTCCGTATGAATGGCCTGGTATACCTTCTATCTATTTTCCATCTTTTAACTCGCATCTCCCTCCTGCAACAGATAGATTGCATCTGGATGTTGGACGCAATTGGCATAATCACTTCTGCCACCCATTTGTCCCCACATTACCGCAAGCAAGAAATACACCAATTGAAGGTAGATGTAACCAAATTATGTCTCGTCAAATTCCTATGAGTTTTGACTGGCCCCCAGTTTTTCGTGGTGGCGTGACCCCATCACCAAATTGTAAATATGACTCCGGGTTTATGTCTAGGAGACAATGTAAATTTTCAAAAGGGTTGGCTGTTCATAGCATGCATCTTGATGTAACAACTTCTGATGATGAAAGGAAGTACTCTGGGGATACATTGGATTTACCTGACCTGATAAATACACAGTTCACAGATGAATATGACAACCTCTATGTATCAGAGGAAGAGTATGATTTCCATGCTGTTTCTGGTATAGATTATAATCAATATTTTGGTGGCGGTGTAATGTACTGGAACCCTTCCGAACATTCAGGAAAAGGTTTTTCTCGGCCTCCCTCTCTCAGCTCTGATGACAGTTTATGGGCTTTGCGTGAAGCTGACATGAATCAGACAGTGGATGATATGGTTGCTTTCTCTTCTTCGTATAGTACAAATGGTTTAGCATCACCAACTACTGCGACATTTTGCTCTCCCTTTGATCCTGTAGGGACTGGGCCCCCGACTGTTGGTTATGTAATGTCTGGTAATGATGTACCTGGGAAAGTGATGCATTCTTCGTCAGTTACTGATGCTGCAGTGGATGATGATACTTCTGGTTCTTTAGGTAATAACTTACCTGGAGAAATTGAAGGGAAGGCTGGTGATTCGCATCCATATCCCATTCTACGGCCAATAATTATTCCTAACTTGTCAAGGGAAAGGTCTATATGTGTTGATCATAAAAGCCCTTGTGTTCCTCCTACCAGGCGGGAGCAGCCTCGCATAAAGCGGCCACCATCACCTGTGGTGCTTTGTGTACCACGTGCACCACGTCCTCCCCCACCCTCCCCTGTGAGTGACTCTAGGAAACAAAGGGGTTTTCCGACTGTTAGGTCTGGTAGTTCCAGCCCAAGACACTGGGGAATGAGAGGTTGGTATCATGATGGAAGTAATTTAGAGGATACTTGTTTGAGAATGGATGGTGCTGAAGTTGTGTGGCCTTCTTGGAGAAGTAAAAACCTTGCAGTGCAACCTCTGATCCAACCTTTACCTGCTGCCTTGCTGCAGGACCGCCTGATTGCAATGTCACAGATAGCACGCGACCAGGAACAT CCGGATGTCACCTTACCTCTGCAACCTCCCGAGTTACGAAGCTCTTCTGCAACGAGTGCATCTTTATCTTCAATGCATGGAATGCTCCATGACGAGATTGACTCTTTCTGTAAACAG GTTGCGGCCGAAAACATGGCAAGGAGGCCTTACATTAATTGGGCTTTCAAGAGAGTTACCCGATCTCTGCAGGTTTTATGGCCCAGATCCAGGACAAATATATTTGGTTCCAATGCCACTGGTATGGCTCTTCCAACAAGTGATGTTGACCTTGTGGTTTCTCTCCCTCCAGTGAGGAATCTG GAACCCATTAAAGAAGCTGGAATATTGGAAGGTCGTAATGGTATTAAAGAAACATGTCTTCAG CATGCAGCTAGGTATCTTGCCAATCAGGAATGGGTAAAAAATGATTCTCTGAAGACAGTGGAAAATACTGCT ATACCTATTATTATGCTCGTGGTGGAAGTACCCGAGGATGTTATCACTTCATCAGCTCCTACGTTACATTCATTAAAAGAAAAGTCACATTGTACAACTGGTGAACATGGTAATGACAATCATTCTGATATGATCCAGCTAGAAGATTCAGCTTTGCTGAAAAGCTCTCAAACTAATATTTATGCTTTGAAAGATTCCAAATCAGTTCGGGTTGACATCAGCTTTAAGTCCCCATCACATACAGGACTCCAAACTACAGGAATG GTTAAGGAGTTAACAGAACAATTTCCTGCTGCAACTCCTCTTGCTTTGGTGCTAAAACAGTTTTTGGCAGATCGGAGCCTTGACCAGTCCTACTCCGGTGGCTTAAGTTCCTACTGTTTG gtattattaattatacgtTTTCTTCAGCATGAGCACCATCTTGGCCGGCCAATCAACCAA GTTATAAATTTAATGAACCAAGTAAAAAGGAACAAGAATCGAGATTTTGCtgtttttttaatcaatgaCGAGTTGGCTGAAAATGACCTTAGCTGGGTTTTGGAGTGTAGTTCTTACTTTCTcggttcatttttatttttagataaaCTACTGCCCCTAAATGAATTCTCTTCCATTTTCTTGCAGAATTATGGAAGTCTTCTGGTGgattttctttacttttttgg gaATGTGTTTGATCCTCGTCAAATGCGGATATCGGTGCAGGGAAGTGGACTTTATATAAAGAGAGAAAGAGGTTGTAG CATTGATCCAATTCACATCGATGATCCTCTTTTTCCAACTAATAATGTGGGAAGGAATTGCTTCCGAATACATCAATGTATTAAG GCATTTTCAGAAGCTTATTCTGTTCTTGAAAATGAACTCACATTCCTAAATGGTGATGGTGAGTCGTGCTCAAGGCCATCTTACAGACTACTTCCAAAAATTATCCCAAGTCTTGATGTATCATAA
- the LOC123920018 gene encoding uncharacterized protein LOC123920018 isoform X2, which yields MAHRQLMDSLTSHISLYHSQSPNPNPNPNPNPRSSILKWFSSLSIHHRLSHLTILDSNFVQILLQMLSKLQSNNNHGCFILLPDLPSRDPPFLPTLCFKKSHGLIARIADSDTAGKFIFDSVRVFASREGEDAAKCSCDARCLDTVTFCEGIVEDVDRFVEVMDKISGGGFLRGEENEIGEDWVELNWLKSKGYYGIEAFIANRVEVSIRLAWLNSCGGKKRGVKLKEKLNVAGVAANVYWRKKGCVDWWGNLDSVTRKKVFNTIIMKSAKSLTYEVLKVASSASEDEVWLYSRGVGVDKLLDYNCTGSAQRTTRAFCDDTEFGRIITPVVCKKPAALARAFNSLSVLHDINIMLTSSINSEYDIGTLFFSSLVSVSTISDCILRKLRGFLMVISLDCTKHELLEEEHDKSSSGKPKEKLGPSNRKKKGRTRNNKRQNPAPKTPVSGISCENLHKDIDCVLEDKKKTDLTKPRELPQVPLGKNNISMGSSSPPVKIVDYTRESNVGKPRTTPRKSRKEKNKNKNKSILVDGTVVDSHKSVTHAASTTVISNGEVEICDRSFDSSTIQNVKCKDSIGNDILVSNSSPCSLNGPAKENNSTGKVEGKNIDDLPDSCNSSGPQFCLLPNERKMLPCELDTRVVECKAITQPVPALKHNNFSSNEDTCSLNTTGAAKADVKPTIYDKPIREANVKEFGMLKERDRCLFESRNSAFSKCSPYEWPGIPSIYFPSFNSHLPPATDRLHLDVGRNWHNHFCHPFVPTLPQARNTPIEGRCNQIMSRQIPMSFDWPPVFRGGVTPSPNCKYDSGFMSRRQCKFSKGLAVHSMHLDVTTSDDERKYSGDTLDLPDLINTQFTDEYDNLYVSEEEYDFHAVSGIDYNQYFGGGVMYWNPSEHSGKGFSRPPSLSSDDSLWALREADMNQTVDDMVAFSSSYSTNGLASPTTATFCSPFDPVGTGPPTVGYVMSGNDVPGKVMHSSSVTDAAVDDDTSGSLGNNLPGEIEGKAGDSHPYPILRPIIIPNLSRERSICVDHKSPCVPPTRREQPRIKRPPSPVVLCVPRAPRPPPPSPVSDSRKQRGFPTVRSGSSSPRHWGMRGWYHDGSNLEDTCLRMDGAEVVWPSWRSKNLAVQPLIQPLPAALLQDRLIAMSQIARDQEHPDVTLPLQPPELRSSSATSASLSSMHGMLHDEIDSFCKQVAAENMARRPYINWAFKRVTRSLQVLWPRSRTNIFGSNATGMALPTSDVDLVVSLPPVRNLEPIKEAGILEGRNGIKETCLQHAARYLANQEWVKNDSLKTVENTAIPIIMLVVEVPEDVITSSAPTLHSLKEKSHCTTGEHGNDNHSDMIQLEDSALLKSSQTNIYALKDSKSVRVDISFKSPSHTGLQTTGMVKELTEQFPAATPLALVLKQFLADRSLDQSYSGGLSSYCLVLLIIRFLQHEHHLGRPINQNYGSLLVDFLYFFGNVFDPRQMRISVQGSGLYIKRERGCSIDPIHIDDPLFPTNNVGRNCFRIHQCIKAFSEAYSVLENELTFLNGDGESCSRPSYRLLPKIIPSLDVS from the exons ATGGCTCACCGTCAACTTATGGACTCACTCACTTCTCACATCTCCCTTTACCATTCCCAATCcccaaaccctaaccctaaccctaaccctaaccCTAGATCCTCCATTCTCAAATGGTTCTCTTCTCTCTCAATTCACCATCGTCTCTCTCATCTCACAATCCTCGATTCCAATTTCGTCCAAATCCTCCTTCAAATGCTGTCTAAGCTCCAATCCAACAATAACCACGGTTGTTTCATCCTCCTCCCCGATCTTCCCTCTCGCGATCCGCCGTTCTTACCGACTCTCTGCTTCAAGAAATCACATGGTCTCATTGCTCGAATTGCGGATTCGGACACTGCTGGAAAATTTATCTTTGATTCGGTTCGGGTTTTTGCTTCCCGGGAAGGGGAGGATGCCGCGAAATGTTCGTGTGATGCTAGGTGTCTTGACACGGTGACATTTTGTGAAGGGATTGTGGAGGATGTGGATAGATTTGTGGAGGTGATGGATAAGATTTCTGGTGGTGGGTTTCTTAGAGGGGAAGAAAATGAGATTGGTGAGGATTGGGTTGAATTGAATTGGTTGAAATCGAAAGGGTATTATGGGATTGAGGCTTTTATTGCGAATAGGGTTGAGGTTTCGATTAGGTTGGCTTGGTTGAATAGTTGTGGTGGGAAGAAAAGAGGTGTGAAATTGAAGGAGAAGTTGAATGTAGCTGGTGTTGCTGCTAATGTGTATTGGAGGAAGAAGGGTTGTGTTGATTGGTGGGGGAATTTGGATTCGGTTACAAGGAAGAAGGTGTTCAACACGATTATCATGAAATCGGCTAAATCTTTG ACGTACGAGGTTTTGAAAGTGGCAAGCAGTGCTTCCGAAGATGAGGTTTGGCTATACAGTAGGGGAGTGGGAGTTGATAAACTACTTGACTATAATTGTACTGGATCTGCTCAAAGGACCACCCGAGCATTTTGCGATGATACAGAGTTTGGCAGAATTATTACACCTGTTGTTTGTAAAAAGCCTGCAGCTTTAGCTAGAGCCTTTAATTCCCTATCCGTGCTTCATGACATTAACATAATGTTGACATCAAGTATTAATAGTGAATATGATATAGGAACTCTTTTCTTTAGTTCGTTGGTTTCTGTCTCTACAATATCTGATTGTATATTAAGAAAATTGAGAGGTTTTCTGATGGTTATTTCACTTGACTGCACAAAACATGAGCTACTAGAGGAGGAACATGACAAATCCTCATCGGGTAAACCTAAGGAAAAACTTGGTCCTTCTAACCGTAAAAAGAAGGGACGGACCCGCAATAATAAAAGGCAAAATCCTGCCCCAAAGACACCTGTGAGCGGTATTTCATGCGAAAATCTTCATAag GACATTGATTGTGTAttggaagataaaaagaagaCTGATTTAACAAAACCCAGGGAACTTCCTCAAGTTCCTCTGGGAAAAAACAATATTTCTATGGGGAGCTCCTCACCACCTGTAAAAATTGTA GATTATACTCGAGAATCGAATGTTGGCAAACCTCGAACCACTCCAAGAAAAAgtagaaaagagaaaaataaaaataaaaataaaagcatcCTTGTTGACGGTACAGTTGTAGATTCTCACAAGTCAGTTACGCATGCTGCCTCTACCACTGTTATTTCTAATGGTGAGGTGGAAATATGCGATAGGTCTTTTGATAGTTCTACCATTCAGAATGTCAAATGCAAAGATTCTATTGGTAATGACATCCTTGTCTCAAATTCAAGCCCTTGTTCTCTTAATGGACCTGCTAAGGAGAACAACTCTACCGGGAAAGTTGAAGGAAAGAACATTGATGATCTTCCTGATAGTTGCAATAGTTCAGGTCCTCAGTTTTGTTTATTGCCAAATGAAAGGAAAATGTTGCCTTGTGAATTAGATACTCGTGTTGTAGAATGTAAAGCTATAACACAACCTGTTCCTGCATTGAAGCACAATAATTTCTCCAGCAATGAAGATACATGTTCTTTGAACACAACAGGTGCTGCCAAAGCTGATGTGAAGCCAACTATTTATGACAAACCAATTAGAGAGGCTAATGTAAAAGAATTTGGCATGTTGAAGGAGAGAGATAGATGTCTATTTGAAAGTAGAAATTCTGCTTTCTCAAAATGCAGTCCGTATGAATGGCCTGGTATACCTTCTATCTATTTTCCATCTTTTAACTCGCATCTCCCTCCTGCAACAGATAGATTGCATCTGGATGTTGGACGCAATTGGCATAATCACTTCTGCCACCCATTTGTCCCCACATTACCGCAAGCAAGAAATACACCAATTGAAGGTAGATGTAACCAAATTATGTCTCGTCAAATTCCTATGAGTTTTGACTGGCCCCCAGTTTTTCGTGGTGGCGTGACCCCATCACCAAATTGTAAATATGACTCCGGGTTTATGTCTAGGAGACAATGTAAATTTTCAAAAGGGTTGGCTGTTCATAGCATGCATCTTGATGTAACAACTTCTGATGATGAAAGGAAGTACTCTGGGGATACATTGGATTTACCTGACCTGATAAATACACAGTTCACAGATGAATATGACAACCTCTATGTATCAGAGGAAGAGTATGATTTCCATGCTGTTTCTGGTATAGATTATAATCAATATTTTGGTGGCGGTGTAATGTACTGGAACCCTTCCGAACATTCAGGAAAAGGTTTTTCTCGGCCTCCCTCTCTCAGCTCTGATGACAGTTTATGGGCTTTGCGTGAAGCTGACATGAATCAGACAGTGGATGATATGGTTGCTTTCTCTTCTTCGTATAGTACAAATGGTTTAGCATCACCAACTACTGCGACATTTTGCTCTCCCTTTGATCCTGTAGGGACTGGGCCCCCGACTGTTGGTTATGTAATGTCTGGTAATGATGTACCTGGGAAAGTGATGCATTCTTCGTCAGTTACTGATGCTGCAGTGGATGATGATACTTCTGGTTCTTTAGGTAATAACTTACCTGGAGAAATTGAAGGGAAGGCTGGTGATTCGCATCCATATCCCATTCTACGGCCAATAATTATTCCTAACTTGTCAAGGGAAAGGTCTATATGTGTTGATCATAAAAGCCCTTGTGTTCCTCCTACCAGGCGGGAGCAGCCTCGCATAAAGCGGCCACCATCACCTGTGGTGCTTTGTGTACCACGTGCACCACGTCCTCCCCCACCCTCCCCTGTGAGTGACTCTAGGAAACAAAGGGGTTTTCCGACTGTTAGGTCTGGTAGTTCCAGCCCAAGACACTGGGGAATGAGAGGTTGGTATCATGATGGAAGTAATTTAGAGGATACTTGTTTGAGAATGGATGGTGCTGAAGTTGTGTGGCCTTCTTGGAGAAGTAAAAACCTTGCAGTGCAACCTCTGATCCAACCTTTACCTGCTGCCTTGCTGCAGGACCGCCTGATTGCAATGTCACAGATAGCACGCGACCAGGAACAT CCGGATGTCACCTTACCTCTGCAACCTCCCGAGTTACGAAGCTCTTCTGCAACGAGTGCATCTTTATCTTCAATGCATGGAATGCTCCATGACGAGATTGACTCTTTCTGTAAACAG GTTGCGGCCGAAAACATGGCAAGGAGGCCTTACATTAATTGGGCTTTCAAGAGAGTTACCCGATCTCTGCAGGTTTTATGGCCCAGATCCAGGACAAATATATTTGGTTCCAATGCCACTGGTATGGCTCTTCCAACAAGTGATGTTGACCTTGTGGTTTCTCTCCCTCCAGTGAGGAATCTG GAACCCATTAAAGAAGCTGGAATATTGGAAGGTCGTAATGGTATTAAAGAAACATGTCTTCAG CATGCAGCTAGGTATCTTGCCAATCAGGAATGGGTAAAAAATGATTCTCTGAAGACAGTGGAAAATACTGCT ATACCTATTATTATGCTCGTGGTGGAAGTACCCGAGGATGTTATCACTTCATCAGCTCCTACGTTACATTCATTAAAAGAAAAGTCACATTGTACAACTGGTGAACATGGTAATGACAATCATTCTGATATGATCCAGCTAGAAGATTCAGCTTTGCTGAAAAGCTCTCAAACTAATATTTATGCTTTGAAAGATTCCAAATCAGTTCGGGTTGACATCAGCTTTAAGTCCCCATCACATACAGGACTCCAAACTACAGGAATG GTTAAGGAGTTAACAGAACAATTTCCTGCTGCAACTCCTCTTGCTTTGGTGCTAAAACAGTTTTTGGCAGATCGGAGCCTTGACCAGTCCTACTCCGGTGGCTTAAGTTCCTACTGTTTG gtattattaattatacgtTTTCTTCAGCATGAGCACCATCTTGGCCGGCCAATCAACCAA AATTATGGAAGTCTTCTGGTGgattttctttacttttttgg gaATGTGTTTGATCCTCGTCAAATGCGGATATCGGTGCAGGGAAGTGGACTTTATATAAAGAGAGAAAGAGGTTGTAG CATTGATCCAATTCACATCGATGATCCTCTTTTTCCAACTAATAATGTGGGAAGGAATTGCTTCCGAATACATCAATGTATTAAG GCATTTTCAGAAGCTTATTCTGTTCTTGAAAATGAACTCACATTCCTAAATGGTGATGGTGAGTCGTGCTCAAGGCCATCTTACAGACTACTTCCAAAAATTATCCCAAGTCTTGATGTATCATAA